In Capsicum annuum cultivar UCD-10X-F1 chromosome 11, UCD10Xv1.1, whole genome shotgun sequence, one genomic interval encodes:
- the LOC107847460 gene encoding uncharacterized protein At1g26090, chloroplastic isoform X3 yields the protein MSTMSLRFNSQQRQILGVFLVDGVTWDLLLVGRGRYPVDLVEHYAMSGLKTCLVIHSQDPTAEYLLNCKIGTSPITCNDNLSAVRLETTKMLLEPLNKLKQADARLNMTQGVLEGVVGEELGVLPGMDSIFSSLALEQLVGFFENVVRQNSKKEKFDIIIYDGMSTEETIRMIGATSKARLYLKYLRNLAEKTDLGRLASPSLLRLAEEALTLSGSNLNLNGKMSSEIWDLLEQVLGRGSKIFAEPKRFGCYIVVDRNSPVSMASALRYWGCIIQAGAQVSGAFALASPNSSGESGATIEIFSPLPSAFVPHISVGAHLDWNKIMQDSHSESARNLLTVTAHKASIPPVTFDPTNKIVTLLMPGFDKSEIKLYQFRGGSELLVEAGDQRRVIRLPSQLQGKVGGAKFTDRSLVITMR from the exons CATTATGCAATGTCAGGGCTCAAAACATGCTTGGTGATACATTCTCAAGATCCGACAGCTGAATATCTTCTGAATTGTAAGATTGGGACATCGCCAATAACATGCAACGACAACCTTTCAGCCGTTAGATTGGAAACTACAAAA ATGCTCCTTGAACCTCTTAATAAACTGAAGCAAGCAGATGCTCGTCTTAATATGACTCAAGGAGTTCTTGAAGGG GTAGTTGGAGAAGAGCTTGGAGTACTTCCTGGTATGGATTCCATATTTTCATCCCTAGCACTCGAGCAGCTTGTAGGATTTTTTGAAAATGTGGTTCGACAAAATAGTAAAAAAGAgaaatttgatattattatttatgatgGCATGAGTACTGAAGAAACGATTAGGATGATTGGTGCAACCAGCAAAGCAAG GTTATACTTGAAATATCTCCGCAATTTAGCTGAAAAAACTGATTTAGGAAGGCTGGCAAGTCCCTCACTTTTGAGACTTGCGGAAGAAGCCTTGACTCTAAGCGGTAGCAATCTTAATCTGAATGGGAAAATGAGTTCAGAAATTTGGGACCTTCTAGAACAAGTATTGGGG AGAGGATCTAAAATATTTGCAGAACCCAAAAGGTTTGGTTGCTATATTGTGGTGGATAGAAACAGCCCTGTGTCTATGGCTTCTGCTTTACGCTACTGGGGTTGCATAATCCAGGCCGGTGCACAGGTTTCTGGTGCATTTGCTCTTGCATCGCCAAATTCAAGTGGAGAATCAGGAGCAACGATTGAGATTTTTTCACCTTTGCCTTCTGCTTTTGTTCCACATATCTCAGTGGGAGCCCATCTAGATTGGAACAAGATTATGCAGGATAGTCATAGCGAGAGTGCACGGAATCTTCTGACAGTAACAGCTCATAAGGCCAGCATTCCTCCAGTTACCTTTGATCCAACCAACAAAATTGTCACACTTCTCATGCCCGGTTTTGACAAATCGGAAATCAAGCTATATCAA TTTAGAGGAGGATCTGAATTGTTGGTGGAGGCTGGTGATCAAAGACGTGTCATTCGTCTACCATCTCAACTTCAAGGGAAGGTTGGAGGTGCCAAATTTACAGATAGAAGTCTTGTCATCACAATGAGATAG
- the LOC107847459 gene encoding protein CHUP1, chloroplastic, with product MIVRVGLVVAASIAAYAVKQINVKPPKSSSKKSGNGEELPEQRGYGGDEKEQLVYSTDGLKEVVDEEEEKEEVKLINGIINPAQGNQLDLDDDLFPEFEDLLSGEIEFPLPSDKYDTGREEREKVYQTEMANNANELERLRNLVKELEEREVKLEGELLEYYGLKEQESDILELQKQLKIKTVEIDMLNITINTLQAEKQKLQEELFHGATARKDLEAARSKIKELQRQMQLEANQTKAQLLLLKQHVTGLQEKEEEAFKRDSEVDKKLKLVKELEVEVMELKRKNKELQHEKRELVIKLDAAESKIAKLSNMTENELVAQVREEVTNLKHTNEDLLKQVEGLQMNRFSEVEELVYLRWVNACLRFELRNYQTPQGKVSARDLSKSLSPRSQQKAKQLMLEYAGSERGQGDTDLESNFSQPSSPGSEDFDNASIDSSTSRFSSFSKKPNLIQKLKKWGSRGGKDDSSVMSSPARSLGGASPGRMSMSVRPRGPLESLMLRNAGDGVAITTFGTAEEYDSPETPKLPSIRTRESSAEALNSVASSFSLMSKSVEGVLDEKYPAFKDRHKLAVEREKQIKVKAEQARAARFERSLPPKLAQLKEKSVPLPGSVPVLPVVSASGDSAEQSGDSKTDSQAVSKMKLVNIEKRPTRTPRPPPKRSGGGPAPANVTGGAPGGPPPPPPPPGAPPPPPPPGGGPPRPPPPPGSLMKGGAGGDKVHRAPELVEFYQTLMKRESKKDTPSALITANSNTSDARSNMIGEIENRSTFLLAVKADVESQGEFVESLATEVRAASFTNIEDLVAFVNWLDEELSFLVDERAVLKHFDWPEGKADALREAAFEYQDLMKLEKQVTTFVDDPNLQCDAALKKMYRLLEKVEQSVYALLRTRDMAASRYREFGIPTDWLQDSGVVGKIKLSSVQLARKYMKRVASELDALDGPEKEPNREFLILQGVRFAFRVHQFAGGFDAESMKAFEELRSRVRSQIGGESTQEP from the exons ATGATTGTTAGGGTAGGTTTAGTGGTTGCTGCTTCTATAGCTGCTTATGCAGTTAAGCAGATTAATGTAAAACCTCCAAAGTCATCATCCAAGAAATCAG GAAATGGTGAAGAATTGCCTGAACAACGAGGCTATGGAGGTGATGAGAAGGAACAGCTCGTGTATTCGACGGATGGCCTCAAAGAAGTGGTT GatgaggaagaagagaaagaagaagttAAATTAATCAATGGAATTATAAATCCAGCACAGGGTAACCAGCTTGATCTTGATGATGATCTTTTCCCTGAATTCGAAGATCTTTTATCCGGGGAGATTGAATTTCCGTTACCAAGTGACAAGTATGATACaggaagagaagagagagagaaggtTTACCAAACTGAGATGGCCAACAACGCTAATGAACTTGAAAGATTGCGAAACCTTGTTAAGGAACTCGAGGAAAGGGAGGTGAAGCTTGAAGGGGAGTTGCTTGAGTATTATGGTTTGAAGGAACAAGAATCAGATATTCTCGAGTTACAAAAGCAGCTCAAAATTAAGACTGTTGAGATTGACATGCTCAACATCACGATAAACACGTTACAGGCCGAGAAACAAAAGCTTCAAGAGGAGCTTTTTCATGGAGCTACTGCTAGGAAAGATCTAGAAGCTGCTAGAAGCAAGATTAAGGAGCTGCAAAGGCAGATGCAACTCGAAGCTAACCAAACGAAAGCTCAGCTGTTGTTGCTAAAACAACATGTTACTGGACTTCAAGAAAAGGAAGAGGAAGCTTTCAAGAGAGATTCCGAGGTTGACAAGAAACTTAAACTTGTGAAGGAGTTGGAAGTGGAGGTTATGGAGCTTAAGAGGAAGAACAAAGAACTTCAGCATGAAAAGAGAGAGTTGGTTATTAAATTGGATGCTGCTGAATCTAAAATAGCAAAGCTTTCTAATATGACAGAG AATGAACTGGTTGCTCAGGTGAGGGAAGAAGTAACTAATTTGAAGCATACAAATGAAGATCTTCTAAAACAAGTAGAAGGACTTCAAATGAACAGATTCAGTGAAGTTGAAGAGCTAGTGTATCTTCGTTGGGTCAATGCATGCTTAAGATTTGAACTTCGGAACTACCAAACACCTCAAGGAAAAGTATCGGCTCGTGACCTCAGTAAAAGTCTGAGCCCAAGATCTCAGCAGAAGGCCAAACAGTTGATGTTAGAATACGCAGGATCAGAACGTGGGCAAGGAGATACAGATCTTGAAAGCAATTTTTCTCAGCCATCTTCTCCCGGTAGTGAAGACTTTGATAATGCTTCTATCGACAGTTCCACTAGCAGATTTAGTAGTTTCAGTAAAAAGCCCAACTTAATCCAGAAGTTGAAGAAATGGGGCAGCAGAGGTGGTAAAGACGATTCTAGTGTTATGTCTTCACCAGCAAGATCTCTTGGGGGAGCATCTCCGGGTAGGATGAGTATGAGCGTTAGACCAAGGGGTCCACTTGAATCGCTAATGCTTAGGAATGCGGGTGACGGTGTAGCCATCACTACTTTTGGAACAGCTGAGGAATATGATTCCCCGGAAACACCAAAGCTTCCATCTATTAGGACACGAGAATCTTCTGCTGAGGCACTGAATTCAGTTGCATCATCATTCTCTCTGATGTCGAAATCAGTGGAAGGGGTTCTAGATGAGAAGTATCCGGCATTCAAAGATAGGCATAAGCTGGCAGTAGAACGAGAGAAGCAAATTAAGGTAAAAGCCGAGCAAGCAAGAGCAGCAAGGTTTGAGAGGTCCTTGCCTCCAAAACTTGCTCAACTGAAAGAGAAGTCGGTACCACTGCCAGGGTCAGTACCAGTTTTGCCGGTGGTCTCTGCCTCTGGTGACTCAGCAGAGCAGTCTGGTGATAGCAAAACCGACTCTCAAGCAGTAAGCAAAATGAAACTTGTTAATATTGAGAAAAGACCTACTAGGACTCCTCGTCCACCTCCTAAACGATCAGGAGGTGGTCCAGCTCCAGCTAATGTTACAGGTGGAGCACCTGGAggtccacccccacccccacctccgCCTGGTGCTCCACCACCGCCTCCGCCACCTGGTGGAGGACCTCCTAGACCACCACCTCCTCCTGGATCTCTAATGAAAGGAGGAGCTGGAGGTGATAAGGTCCATCGTGCTCCTGAATTAGTTGAATTCTACCAAACATTGATGAAACGCGAGTCAAAGAAGGACACACCATCAGCTTTGATAACCGCTAATTCAAACACATCAGATGCAAGAAGCAACATGATTGGGGAGATAGAAAACAGATCAACATTCCTGTTAGCT GTGAAAGCTGATGTGGAAAGTCAAGGTGAATTTGTCGAGTCATTGGCAACTGAAGTTCGTGCTGCTTCATTTACTAATATCGAGGATCTAGTGGCATTCGTGAACTGGCTAGATGAAGAACTCTCCTTCTTG GTTGATGAACGAGCTGTCCTCAAGCACTTTGACTGGCCTGAAGGAAAAGCCGATGCATTGAGAGAGGCTGCCTTCGAATATCAAGATCTAATGAAACTAGAAAAGCAAGTAACCACCTTTGTTGATGACCCAAATCTTCAATGTGATGCTGCTTTGAAAAAGATGTACAGGTTGCTTGAAAA GGTGGAACAAAGTGTTTATGCACTACTGCGTACTCGCGATATGGCTGCATCACGATACAGAGAATTTGGCATTCCTACTGATTGGTTGCAAGATTCAGGTGTTGTTGGCAAG ATCAAGCTTTCTTCAGTACAGTTGGCGAGGAAGTACATGAAACGTGTAGCATCTGAGCTCGATGCACTGGATGGACCCGAAAAGGAACCAAACAGAGAGTTTTTGATTCTACAAGGGGTTCGTTTTGCTTTCAGAGTTCATCAG TTTGCTGGAGGATTTGACGCTGAAAGTATGAAGGCATTTGAAGAACTAAGGAGTCGAGTCCGGTCACAAATAGGAGGAGAGAGTACACAAGAACCAtga